One genomic segment of Impatiens glandulifera chromosome 6, dImpGla2.1, whole genome shotgun sequence includes these proteins:
- the LOC124942658 gene encoding photosynthetic NDH subunit of subcomplex B 1, chloroplastic-like translates to MIGILKVCDSLISILWFSYIDILNTYPYFSMSFIQGRYYDMILSTKLAGLGHAAFLYMSTARDRVSYIYPNVNSAGAGLLLSQTFTSNSMNLSEAGYNMYQEMADWLGRPFRSVPRQPVLPLQVSISRKVKDAVEAKYRDAGAEKGKFVVLHGLQSDSKASMQSRGDKDSILSIEVWAEIAYSISREFTPVFVIPHEKERENVEDVVGDDASIVFVTTPGQLAALVNDSIGVIATNTAAIQFAFARGKPCIALFGSEEKGELFVPNAEERKCTVIASKTGKLADIDVKAVKRAAQMFKRSLALA, encoded by the exons ATGATTGGAATCTTGAAGGTCTGTGATTCATTAATCTCCATTCTATGGTTTTCTTACATAGATATTCTAAACACTTATCCTTATTTTTCAATGTCTTTCATCCAGGGTAGATACTATGATATGATCCTGTCTACAAAACTGGCCGGACTTGGCCATGCAGCGTTCTTATACATGTCAACTGCTCGTGATAGAGTTAGCTACATTTACCCTAATGTTAACTCTGCCGGAGCTGGATTACTTCTGTCTCAAACATTTACCTCAAATAGCATGAACCTGTCTGAAGCGGGATATAACAT GTATCAAGAAATGGCTGATTGGTTGGGGAGACCATTTAGAAGTGTTCCTAGACAGCCTGTTCTTCCTTTGCAAGTGTCCATTTCTAGGAAGGTGAAGGATGCGGTTGAAGCTAAGTATAGAGATGCGGGTGCAGAGAAGGGAAAGTTTGTTGTTCTTCATGGATTACAATCTGATTCGAAGGCGTCTATGCAGTCTAGAGGAGATAAAGATAGCATATTGTCTATTGAAGTATGGGCTGAAATTGCATATTCAATTAG TAGGGAATTTACGCCGGTTTTTGTGATCCCACACGAGAAAGAAAGGGAAAACGTGGAAGATGTTGTAGGAGACGACGCTAGCATTGTCTTTGTTACTACTCCCGGCCAG CTTGCTGCTTTAGTTAACGACTCGATTGGGGTGATTGCTACTAATACAGCCGCTATTCAATTTGCATTTGCGCGTGGCAAGCCCTG TATTGCGTTGTTTGGTTCAGAAGAGAAAGGGGAGTTATTTGTGCCAAATGCAGAGGAACGAAAATGTACAGTTATTGCTTCGAAGACAGGCAAGTTGGCAGATATCGATGTTAAAGCTGTGAAAAGAGCAGCCCAAATGTTCAAAAGGTCTCTGGCTTTGGCATGA